ATCAGCAGCTCGCGGCGGTTCCGTGGATTGCGCTCCCGGCGGATCAGCCCGCGCCCCTCCAGGGAGCGCACGAGGTCGGCGATCGACTGCGCGGTGACGAAGGAGTCCCGGGCGAGCTGCGCCGCGGACAGGCCGTCGTGTCGCTCCAGGACCGTGAGCGCGGTGTACTGGAGTGCGGTGATCCCGTACGGCCTGACCAGCTCGTCCAGGCGTGAGCGCACGACCAGCTCCACCTGCTTGACCATGTACAGCAGGGACGGGGGTGCCTTTG
The nucleotide sequence above comes from Streptomyces sp. N50. Encoded proteins:
- a CDS encoding MarR family winged helix-turn-helix transcriptional regulator → MAESLVGAHATKAPPSLLYMVKQVELVVRSRLDELVRPYGITALQYTALTVLERHDGLSAAQLARDSFVTAQSIADLVRSLEGRGLIRRERNPRNRRELLILLTGEGRALLTGCAGPVRELEERMVAQLTAHQSEQFRQALSKAWHALS